A single Cryomorphaceae bacterium DNA region contains:
- a CDS encoding queuosine precursor transporter: MSDSDKRRAQQIYLFLAALFVTALVACNLIANKFISIDLGFKTFVISAGVLPYPITFLITDILSEIYGRKRTNEVVYAGFAASLFVLFILWLGHQFPAIEGSPVNDDQYGTVFQNSWRVISASMLAYLAAQLVDIRIFHFWKNLTKGKHLWLRNNFSTVFSQLVDTTLVVSVIFIGIAPVADIGQMIWDGWTFKILCAVLDTILIYAAVGWFKKRFALAHGQELNW; this comes from the coding sequence ATGTCGGATTCTGACAAGCGCCGCGCGCAACAGATTTACCTCTTTTTAGCCGCACTGTTCGTTACAGCCTTAGTGGCGTGCAACCTCATTGCCAATAAGTTTATCTCGATCGACTTGGGCTTCAAGACTTTCGTGATTTCAGCAGGGGTCTTGCCCTACCCCATAACCTTTTTGATCACAGATATTCTTAGCGAAATCTACGGTAGAAAGCGAACCAACGAAGTCGTTTATGCCGGTTTTGCCGCGAGCCTTTTTGTGCTGTTTATTCTTTGGCTGGGCCATCAATTCCCCGCGATTGAAGGCTCGCCAGTGAACGATGATCAGTACGGAACTGTCTTTCAAAATTCGTGGCGGGTGATTTCAGCATCCATGTTGGCCTACCTGGCTGCCCAGCTCGTCGATATCCGCATCTTTCACTTCTGGAAGAACCTAACCAAGGGAAAACACCTCTGGTTGCGGAATAACTTCAGCACCGTATTCTCCCAGCTCGTAGACACAACACTGGTGGTGAGCGTGATCTTCATTGGGATTGCTCCGGTTGCCGACATCGGGCAGATGATTTGGGACGGTTGGACCTTCAAAATCCTGTGCGCTGTTCTGGACACGATCTTGATTTATGCCGCGGTAGGGTGGTTTAAAAAGCGGTTTGCTTTAGCTCATGGTCAAGAATTAAACTGGTAA
- a CDS encoding deoxynucleoside kinase gives MGPYNYIAIEGNIGAGKTTLSELLARDHGAKLVLEQFSDNPFLPKFYEDRDKYAFPLEMSFLAERFQQLSEQIPSGDLFSSFTVSDYFVLKSLIFAEVNLPRDEFELYRRIFNLMYKQIPKPDLLVYLHRDVDDLQRQIKLRGRSYEQDIPNDYLEDVQRSYFAFLKQQKDLRILVLELGKLDFVNQVEAYEEICSTIVEPRNPGMTIQCLG, from the coding sequence TTGGGTCCTTATAACTACATAGCCATAGAAGGCAACATTGGAGCCGGAAAGACAACGCTTTCCGAATTATTGGCCAGGGATCATGGAGCAAAGCTCGTCCTCGAACAATTCTCGGACAATCCGTTCCTGCCTAAGTTTTACGAAGATCGTGACAAGTATGCCTTTCCCCTTGAAATGAGCTTCCTTGCCGAGCGCTTTCAGCAGTTATCGGAACAGATACCCTCAGGAGATCTATTTTCTTCCTTTACCGTATCCGACTACTTTGTGCTCAAGTCCCTCATTTTTGCCGAGGTCAACCTACCACGCGATGAATTTGAATTGTACCGCAGAATCTTCAATCTCATGTACAAGCAAATTCCAAAACCTGATTTGCTCGTCTATCTTCATCGCGATGTGGATGATTTACAGCGGCAAATCAAGCTCAGAGGACGCTCGTATGAACAGGACATCCCCAACGATTACCTAGAAGACGTTCAGCGGAGTTACTTCGCCTTCTTAAAGCAACAAAAAGACCTTCGAATCCTGGTGCTAGAGTTGGGTAAGCTGGATTTTGTGAATCAGGTCGAAGCTTATGAAGAAATTTGTTCCACTATAGTAGAGCCGCGCAACCCTGGCATGACGATCCAATGTCTAGGTTAA
- a CDS encoding RNA methyltransferase: MRKLRIHELDRLSNGEFKSAPKVPVIVVLDNIRSLHNVGSVFRTADAFRLEAVYLCGITAQPPHREIEKTALGATDTVEWKYFDDTLKAVEALRADGYRLTAVEQAEGSVDLRDWEPHRAVKAALILGNEVKGVQQKVIDACDNCLEIPQFGTKHSLNVSVSSGIVLWEAVKPLLAQLES; encoded by the coding sequence ATGAGAAAACTAAGGATCCACGAGCTCGATCGCCTATCCAACGGCGAGTTTAAATCGGCCCCAAAAGTGCCGGTCATTGTGGTGCTTGACAACATCCGAAGCCTACACAATGTCGGCTCCGTTTTCCGGACCGCTGACGCCTTTCGTTTGGAGGCCGTTTACCTTTGTGGCATTACCGCACAACCTCCTCACCGCGAAATCGAAAAAACGGCACTAGGTGCCACGGATACCGTCGAATGGAAGTACTTCGATGACACTTTGAAAGCGGTTGAGGCCCTACGGGCCGATGGATACCGCCTCACGGCAGTAGAACAAGCCGAGGGAAGTGTTGACTTGCGCGACTGGGAACCTCATCGCGCCGTTAAGGCGGCTTTAATTCTCGGAAACGAAGTCAAAGGCGTGCAGCAAAAAGTCATTGACGCGTGTGACAACTGCCTCGAAATCCCGCAATTCGGAACCAAGCACTCCCTCAATGTGAGCGTCTCCAGCGGCATCGTTCTTTGGGAGGCCGTCAAGCCCTTGCTTGCTCAACTCGAGTCCTAA
- a CDS encoding 3-deoxy-D-manno-octulosonic acid transferase, with translation MSLKIPHWYRWGVQAYGLGVRLTARWNTKARQWTSGRKNWRSHLREKCSALDNPYWIHCASLGEFEQGRPLIEALREKHPSRPIVLTFFSPSGFEVRKNYTGADVVSYLPLDTPANARDFVQIVSPRAAIFVKYENWLCFHSELDRQSVPRFLISARFRAGQIFFKSHGKIFREALKGFRHIFVQDQASLDLALSIELGNVTVTGDTRFDRVMAIKNGAQKDPKFESWNTDGPVLILGSSWDPEEALAAKHWDGPTIIAPHEVHEEHLKAIEGQFPEAQRYTQTENLTSRVILIDTIGLLSNLYQYADGAFIGGAFGKGLHNTLEAAVWGIPVFFGPRYEAFIEAKGLIEAGGAVSLSSGQDWSKIPEPSTWPEMGIKASSFVAQNTGAKSKILEKLD, from the coding sequence ATGAGCTTGAAGATCCCCCACTGGTATCGTTGGGGCGTTCAGGCCTACGGACTTGGAGTGCGCCTTACGGCGCGATGGAACACCAAAGCAAGGCAGTGGACCTCGGGACGCAAAAATTGGCGTTCCCATCTCCGCGAAAAATGCTCGGCTCTCGACAACCCATATTGGATCCACTGTGCCTCCCTTGGAGAATTTGAACAGGGAAGACCACTCATAGAAGCGCTAAGAGAAAAACACCCTTCAAGACCCATCGTTCTGACCTTCTTCAGCCCCTCGGGATTTGAGGTCAGAAAAAATTACACCGGCGCTGATGTGGTGTCCTACCTTCCTCTAGACACGCCGGCGAATGCCCGTGACTTCGTTCAAATCGTCAGTCCACGGGCCGCCATTTTTGTTAAATACGAAAACTGGCTTTGCTTTCATTCGGAACTCGATCGGCAGAGCGTACCGCGATTTCTCATCAGCGCACGCTTCCGAGCAGGTCAAATCTTCTTCAAGTCTCATGGCAAAATTTTCCGCGAGGCGCTCAAAGGTTTTCGTCACATCTTCGTCCAAGATCAAGCGAGCCTGGACCTTGCTCTCAGCATTGAATTGGGCAATGTCACCGTAACCGGGGATACCCGTTTTGATCGGGTCATGGCCATCAAGAACGGAGCACAAAAAGACCCCAAGTTTGAATCCTGGAATACGGATGGCCCAGTTTTAATCTTAGGAAGCTCCTGGGACCCAGAAGAAGCACTAGCCGCGAAGCATTGGGACGGGCCAACGATCATCGCTCCCCACGAAGTCCATGAGGAGCATTTGAAGGCTATTGAAGGGCAATTTCCCGAAGCGCAGAGGTATACACAGACCGAAAATCTAACGAGCAGAGTGATCCTCATCGACACGATTGGACTCTTGAGCAATCTCTATCAGTACGCGGATGGCGCCTTCATTGGGGGTGCCTTTGGAAAAGGCCTTCACAATACCCTTGAAGCCGCCGTATGGGGAATACCCGTTTTCTTCGGCCCCAGATACGAAGCCTTTATTGAAGCCAAAGGCCTAATCGAAGCCGGAGGGGCTGTAAGCCTGAGTTCTGGCCAAGATTGGTCAAAAATTCCAGAACCCTCTACTTGGCCTGAAATGGGTATAAAGGCATCGAGTTTCGTGGCACAAAATACGGGCGCCAAGAGTAAAATCTTGGAGAAATTAGACTGA
- a CDS encoding acyloxyacyl hydrolase encodes MKRNILILVFCLTAGWASAQNWRSEVEGNKNYGKFNTFQISGHTGSHLYTGQGLEGFLDNGYAGVEVRLGWQSTGKEWWQANAKFPSYGIGYYSGVIGDPEIMGNPNALYLWFSQPLTNPNLRHVLIWELAVGLTYDLKAWDPEDNPYNDAIGSSATVYFNANIGGKSQLNREMDLTYGIDLTHFSNGRSFTPNYGLNMFGVNVGMRYHFNPMQKFVQAQDPELILAVRPTYEYKTAPPKPKGYDISAYLAVGTVQAEPDGEEEGARYGTSSFVIDFRRVYAHKGAWYIGADVFYDGSLYEKSNEIKNGMDPVRGDYVNLGAHIGHEYNIWNVGLVTQVGTYIYKTIDARGNMWMRVGANYKFNDRFFAQVSLKTQNGAAADWIEWGVGYRLVRHYRQGTHR; translated from the coding sequence ATGAAAAGAAATATTTTGATTTTGGTTTTCTGCCTCACGGCAGGATGGGCAAGTGCCCAGAATTGGCGATCTGAAGTGGAGGGCAACAAGAATTACGGAAAGTTCAACACCTTCCAGATTTCGGGCCACACAGGGTCACACTTATATACGGGCCAAGGGCTTGAAGGCTTTCTCGACAATGGTTATGCCGGTGTGGAGGTTCGCTTGGGATGGCAGTCTACCGGAAAGGAATGGTGGCAAGCCAATGCCAAGTTTCCGAGCTACGGGATTGGGTACTACAGTGGGGTGATTGGAGATCCCGAGATTATGGGCAATCCGAATGCCTTGTACCTCTGGTTCTCGCAACCCTTGACCAATCCCAATCTTCGTCACGTGTTGATTTGGGAATTGGCCGTCGGATTGACCTATGACCTCAAGGCTTGGGACCCAGAGGACAATCCCTACAACGATGCGATTGGATCGAGTGCAACCGTGTACTTCAACGCCAACATCGGCGGAAAGAGTCAGCTTAACAGAGAGATGGATCTGACCTATGGGATTGACCTGACGCACTTCTCAAACGGTCGCTCATTTACTCCGAACTATGGGCTCAACATGTTTGGGGTGAATGTTGGAATGCGCTATCACTTCAACCCGATGCAGAAGTTTGTCCAAGCTCAAGATCCTGAATTGATCTTGGCTGTTCGTCCGACCTACGAATACAAGACCGCACCTCCCAAACCCAAGGGATACGATATTTCCGCCTATTTGGCTGTGGGAACCGTGCAGGCAGAACCCGATGGAGAGGAAGAAGGTGCTCGCTACGGGACCAGCAGTTTTGTGATTGACTTTCGTCGTGTTTACGCGCACAAAGGCGCCTGGTATATTGGAGCGGATGTCTTTTACGATGGATCCCTCTACGAGAAGTCCAATGAGATTAAAAACGGTATGGATCCCGTTCGAGGCGACTACGTCAATTTAGGAGCGCATATTGGCCACGAATACAACATCTGGAATGTAGGTCTCGTGACACAGGTGGGTACGTATATCTACAAGACCATCGACGCTCGAGGAAACATGTGGATGCGTGTTGGGGCTAACTATAAGTTCAACGACCGATTCTTTGCCCAAGTTTCTTTAAAAACCCAGAACGGTGCCGCAGCTGATTGGATCGAATGGGGGGTAGGATATAGACTCGTTCGCCATTACCGTCAAGGAACGCACCGGTAA
- a CDS encoding OmpA family protein translates to MKKIAFLLASAVLLSSAVSAQESEKTKDKYNTWSAGVHFGNLLSIDEGKGFLTDGLNDEVGFDLGYGVHVTKSFNHVFALRLQGLFGNVTSGITSGAYTETSMTNLNVALKINITNWTLSRKESRKAFFYATGGGGLAFYGTDNYNPDGSLNASVSGESAGLYALGLGVTFKLTDNLNLDLSTTSHFIGTDGFDGFTPNADGRDAVLYTALGVNYIFGKKEQSADWVNPMDQMYMDLTNMQTTVDEISTDTDGDGVADMYDAENNTPAGVAVDGRGRAFDVDGDGVPDHVDEDPFTPKGATVTPDGREADSDGDGVPDSRDREPNTEAGELVNFQGVTIPSGELNGAYMPSIYFSLESSQVTYANYERLASVARALKMNPDAEIRIVGHADKTGSAEYNDKLATARAQAVADHLNKYYGIEMGRMEVVGKGFNDPLADGQNKINRRVDFEVK, encoded by the coding sequence ATGAAAAAGATAGCCTTTTTACTGGCTTCTGCAGTTCTTCTTTCTTCTGCAGTAAGCGCTCAGGAATCTGAAAAAACTAAGGATAAGTACAATACCTGGTCTGCAGGTGTACATTTTGGAAACCTTCTTTCCATTGATGAAGGAAAAGGATTTCTTACGGATGGATTGAACGACGAAGTCGGATTTGATTTGGGTTACGGCGTTCATGTAACCAAAAGCTTCAATCACGTTTTTGCGTTGCGCTTACAAGGTTTGTTTGGAAACGTGACCAGTGGTATCACTTCTGGAGCGTATACCGAAACCTCAATGACTAATCTTAACGTTGCTTTGAAGATTAACATTACCAATTGGACATTGAGCCGAAAAGAGAGTCGTAAGGCATTTTTCTATGCGACTGGTGGAGGTGGATTGGCCTTCTACGGAACAGATAATTACAATCCAGATGGATCCCTAAATGCGAGTGTTTCCGGAGAAAGTGCTGGTTTGTATGCGCTGGGTCTCGGAGTCACTTTTAAGCTGACGGATAACCTAAACTTGGATTTGAGTACTACCTCACACTTCATCGGAACCGATGGTTTTGACGGATTTACTCCTAACGCCGATGGCCGTGATGCAGTCTTGTATACCGCTCTTGGCGTGAACTACATTTTCGGTAAAAAAGAGCAGTCTGCCGACTGGGTCAACCCAATGGATCAGATGTACATGGATCTGACCAACATGCAGACGACTGTAGATGAGATTTCAACGGATACAGATGGCGACGGAGTTGCCGATATGTACGATGCGGAGAACAACACTCCCGCTGGAGTAGCTGTGGATGGTCGCGGACGTGCCTTTGACGTAGACGGTGATGGAGTTCCTGATCACGTTGATGAGGATCCATTTACGCCAAAAGGAGCAACGGTAACTCCAGACGGACGTGAGGCAGACAGCGACGGTGACGGAGTGCCCGATAGCCGTGATCGCGAGCCAAACACTGAAGCTGGCGAGTTGGTGAACTTCCAAGGGGTGACTATTCCATCAGGAGAGCTGAACGGGGCTTACATGCCAAGCATTTACTTCTCTTTGGAGAGCAGCCAAGTAACGTATGCGAACTACGAGCGTTTGGCTTCTGTAGCGCGTGCACTCAAAATGAATCCAGATGCTGAAATCCGCATCGTAGGTCACGCAGACAAAACAGGAAGTGCTGAGTACAACGACAAGTTGGCGACTGCTCGTGCGCAAGCTGTGGCGGACCACTTGAACAAGTACTACGGTATCGAAATGGGCCGAATGGAAGTTGTTGGAAAAGGATTCAACGATCCATTGGCTGATGGACAAAACAAAATCAATCGTCGTGTAGACTTCGAAGTGAAGTAA
- the folK gene encoding 2-amino-4-hydroxy-6-hydroxymethyldihydropteridine diphosphokinase — protein MTATHEYYVALGSNMGDREEHLRWAVNYLNQSGTVTARSHRYGNPPMGFDSSEAFENAVVVWRTSLAPEEALSYVLEGERMRGRPRRADGAPYEDRPIDIDLLTWSGKNWESDSLSLPHPRMNERAFVLVPLADVLGDQSVIPEELNTDELIDLGSL, from the coding sequence GTGACCGCAACACACGAATACTACGTCGCATTGGGATCCAACATGGGAGACCGAGAAGAGCACCTGCGCTGGGCGGTAAATTATCTGAACCAGTCCGGAACGGTTACCGCTCGTTCTCATCGCTATGGAAACCCGCCCATGGGTTTTGATAGTTCGGAAGCCTTTGAAAATGCCGTAGTAGTGTGGAGAACATCCTTAGCACCTGAAGAAGCGCTAAGCTATGTGTTGGAAGGAGAGCGAATGAGGGGTCGCCCTAGACGGGCCGATGGTGCTCCCTACGAGGATCGACCCATCGACATTGATTTGCTCACTTGGTCGGGTAAGAACTGGGAAAGCGACTCATTATCTTTGCCCCATCCTCGGATGAACGAACGAGCATTTGTCCTTGTTCCACTGGCCGATGTTCTGGGAGACCAATCCGTTATACCTGAAGAGTTAAATACAGATGAACTCATAGATCTTGGGTCCTTATAA
- the sppA gene encoding signal peptide peptidase SppA translates to MRQFLKFSLATVVGIFLFSLLSFLILLAIASTGSEEVKLKDDHVLKLNLNGLIYDRTTESPFENFDPFSGEITEAIGLHDLVDQIEKAKDHDKIKGILLEITFPQTGYASLREIRRALEDFRSSGKFVYAYSEGYTQRAYYLASVADSVLLNPEGAMEFKGLQAQVGFPLDFLAKIGVEPQVIRHGKFKSAVEPYLRNDMSPANKEQTEAFIGSIWDATIDQIAESREMSADELNAAADSFAVFLGEDALDAGLVDALTYRDEVYSMVRGQLEQEEDEEARFLSLSELKNVKASSPVTTDYIAVIYAQGDIISGEGSEYQIGSGRISRAIRKARRDDKVKAIVLRVNSPGGDALASDVILREMEKAKAEKPVIVSMGDLAASGGYYISCKADHIFAEPTTITGSIGVFGVLFNPEELLNNKMGIHFDQVVTNAHADFGDPTRGLNDFEYARIQHIIEDIYADFIGHVAEGRAMDVADVDSIGQGRVWSGADALEIGLVDELGGINEALALAAERGEVEKYRIMSLPERKDPIQELIEELTGSMEVRAMKNKLGPLYPYFEQMEHIQHMHGYQARMPFTLELR, encoded by the coding sequence ATGCGTCAGTTCCTGAAATTCTCCCTGGCCACTGTCGTCGGGATTTTTCTTTTTTCTCTACTCTCGTTTCTCATTTTATTGGCCATCGCCAGTACTGGAAGTGAGGAGGTTAAATTGAAAGATGATCACGTACTCAAGCTAAATCTCAACGGTCTTATTTACGACCGAACGACGGAAAGCCCTTTTGAAAACTTTGACCCCTTCAGCGGGGAAATTACCGAAGCCATTGGCCTACACGATCTCGTAGATCAAATCGAGAAGGCCAAGGACCACGATAAGATTAAGGGAATACTCCTTGAAATCACCTTTCCTCAAACCGGTTATGCCAGTCTTCGAGAAATCCGCCGAGCATTGGAAGACTTTCGTTCCAGCGGTAAGTTTGTGTACGCCTACAGCGAAGGCTACACCCAAAGAGCTTATTACTTGGCCTCTGTAGCGGATAGCGTATTGTTGAATCCCGAAGGGGCAATGGAATTTAAAGGTCTTCAAGCGCAGGTTGGATTCCCCTTGGATTTCTTAGCCAAAATTGGCGTAGAGCCCCAGGTCATCCGCCATGGAAAATTCAAGAGTGCCGTTGAACCGTATCTGCGCAACGATATGTCTCCGGCGAACAAAGAACAAACGGAGGCTTTTATCGGATCTATTTGGGATGCGACCATTGACCAAATTGCGGAAAGTCGTGAAATGAGTGCGGACGAACTCAACGCTGCCGCGGATAGTTTTGCCGTTTTCTTAGGGGAAGATGCCCTAGATGCTGGTTTGGTTGACGCTTTGACCTATAGGGATGAAGTGTACTCTATGGTGCGCGGCCAACTCGAGCAAGAAGAAGATGAAGAAGCGCGATTTCTCAGTTTAAGTGAATTGAAAAATGTGAAAGCCTCAAGCCCGGTCACCACCGATTACATTGCTGTGATCTATGCGCAAGGGGATATCATTTCGGGAGAAGGATCTGAATATCAAATTGGATCGGGCCGAATTTCCAGAGCTATTCGAAAGGCTCGTCGAGATGATAAAGTTAAAGCCATTGTTCTTCGGGTAAACTCTCCAGGTGGAGATGCCCTGGCATCTGACGTTATTCTTCGCGAAATGGAAAAAGCGAAGGCCGAAAAACCGGTCATTGTTTCCATGGGTGACTTGGCGGCTTCAGGCGGCTATTACATTAGCTGTAAAGCAGACCACATTTTCGCGGAACCAACAACGATCACAGGGTCCATCGGAGTGTTTGGAGTTTTGTTCAACCCGGAAGAATTACTCAACAATAAAATGGGCATCCACTTCGATCAAGTTGTCACCAATGCCCACGCTGATTTTGGTGATCCTACCCGTGGATTGAACGATTTCGAATATGCGCGAATCCAGCACATCATTGAAGATATTTATGCAGACTTCATTGGCCATGTGGCCGAAGGCCGAGCTATGGATGTTGCCGATGTAGACAGCATTGGTCAAGGACGTGTTTGGAGCGGTGCGGACGCCCTGGAAATCGGTCTCGTGGACGAACTTGGGGGAATCAACGAAGCACTCGCCTTAGCAGCAGAACGCGGAGAAGTTGAGAAGTACCGAATTATGTCCCTACCGGAACGTAAGGATCCCATCCAAGAGCTCATCGAAGAGTTGACCGGGAGCATGGAGGTTCGTGCGATGAAAAACAAACTAGGACCGCTCTATCCGTACTTCGAGCAGATGGAACATATTCAACACATGCATGGGTACCAGGCCCGCATGCCATTTACACTAGAGCTGCGATAA
- the mutS gene encoding DNA mismatch repair protein MutS — protein sequence MKQYYGIKGKYPDAVLLFRVGDFYETFGDDAVKASKILGITLTKRGNGSANEVALAGFPHHAMDTYLPKLVRAGERVAICDQLEEPTKGKKIVDRGVTELVTPGVSYSDQVLDNKANHWLAAVHMGGVRMGVSFLDLSTGEFLLAEGRPDYIDKLIQSFGPKEVLYEKKYKKDFVEQFGTRLYAYGLEDWVFQRDFAHDTLLKHFKVKNLKGYGVDHFEAGIIAAGAALHYLADTQHDRVNHIRQIRRVEEDDYVWMDRFTIRNLELLFTPHEGGVTLLDIMDQTVSPMGARLMKRWIALPLKDIDRIRERHEVVGFLKAEAAHRNLLVDGLKEIGDLERLVSKVSTGRINPREVNQLHRSLVALEPIKSFAQTSGQASLKRISEHLDPCAALQELIAECMMEDPPVQVSKGGVIAEGVSEELDELRGIAANGKQFLIELQERESARTGITSLKVAYNNVFGYYLEVRNTFKDKVPEEWIRKQTLVSAERYITEELKELETKILGAQDRILTLETKLYQELIAGIAEYIDPIQVNAQYLAQLDVLNGLALLADEANYVAPEMDEEFALDIREGRHPVIEKQLPLGEQYVSNDVHLDRESQQIIMITGPNMSGKSALLRQTALISLMAQMGSFVPASSAKLGIVDKVFTRVGASDNISLGESTFMVEMNETASILNNLSERSLILLDEIGRGTSTYDGISIAWSIAEFIHEHPTQAKTLFATHYHELNEMTERFSRIANYNVSVKEVDKKIIFLRKLVPGGSNHSFGIHVAQMAGMPAEVVGRSKEILRQLEQTHAEDLAGGQSTAREVLSDLSSEMQLSFFQLDDPVLQNIKEELIKTDINNLTPVEALMKLNEIKKMVGG from the coding sequence ATGAAACAGTATTACGGCATCAAGGGCAAGTACCCGGATGCCGTGCTTTTGTTTCGGGTCGGGGATTTCTACGAGACCTTTGGAGATGATGCCGTGAAGGCCTCTAAGATTTTGGGCATCACCTTGACCAAGCGCGGAAATGGCTCGGCCAACGAAGTCGCTCTGGCCGGTTTTCCTCATCACGCCATGGATACGTATTTGCCCAAGCTGGTTCGTGCCGGTGAGCGGGTAGCCATTTGCGACCAACTGGAAGAGCCCACCAAAGGCAAGAAAATTGTGGATCGCGGAGTGACGGAGCTCGTGACGCCCGGAGTCAGCTACAGCGATCAAGTTTTGGACAACAAGGCCAATCATTGGCTGGCTGCCGTGCATATGGGAGGCGTGCGCATGGGTGTGTCTTTCTTGGACCTCAGTACGGGAGAGTTTTTATTGGCGGAAGGTCGACCGGACTACATCGACAAGTTGATTCAGAGTTTCGGGCCGAAGGAGGTGCTTTATGAAAAGAAGTACAAGAAAGACTTCGTTGAGCAATTTGGAACTCGACTCTATGCCTACGGCCTCGAGGATTGGGTGTTTCAACGGGATTTCGCTCACGACACCTTGCTCAAACATTTTAAGGTCAAGAACCTTAAGGGCTATGGAGTGGACCACTTCGAAGCCGGTATTATTGCCGCTGGAGCCGCTCTTCATTACTTGGCCGATACCCAGCACGACCGTGTCAATCACATTCGGCAGATTCGCCGAGTAGAAGAGGATGACTACGTTTGGATGGATCGTTTCACCATCCGCAATTTGGAGCTTCTCTTTACCCCGCATGAGGGTGGAGTCACCCTATTGGATATCATGGACCAGACGGTGAGTCCCATGGGAGCGCGATTGATGAAGCGTTGGATTGCCCTGCCCTTAAAAGACATCGATCGGATACGAGAACGCCACGAGGTTGTCGGATTCTTAAAAGCTGAAGCGGCTCATCGAAATCTGCTGGTAGATGGGCTAAAAGAAATTGGGGATTTGGAGCGTTTGGTGTCCAAGGTGAGCACGGGACGCATCAATCCACGAGAAGTGAATCAACTTCATCGTTCCCTGGTGGCCCTCGAGCCCATCAAGAGCTTTGCGCAAACGAGCGGCCAAGCTTCCTTAAAGCGCATTTCCGAGCACCTAGACCCCTGTGCAGCGCTTCAGGAGTTGATTGCGGAATGCATGATGGAAGATCCACCCGTTCAAGTGAGCAAGGGTGGGGTGATTGCAGAAGGTGTGTCGGAGGAGCTCGATGAGCTACGGGGCATTGCGGCCAATGGAAAGCAGTTTCTCATAGAGCTGCAAGAACGCGAGAGTGCACGAACCGGGATCACGTCCCTCAAGGTCGCGTACAACAATGTATTCGGCTACTACTTGGAGGTTCGAAATACCTTCAAAGACAAGGTGCCCGAGGAGTGGATTCGAAAGCAGACCCTGGTCAGTGCCGAGCGCTATATTACCGAAGAACTCAAGGAGCTTGAAACGAAAATCCTCGGGGCTCAGGACCGCATTCTGACCTTGGAGACGAAGCTCTATCAGGAGCTCATTGCCGGAATCGCGGAGTACATTGACCCCATTCAGGTCAATGCACAATACTTGGCGCAGTTGGATGTGCTCAACGGTCTGGCCTTGCTGGCCGATGAAGCAAATTACGTTGCTCCAGAAATGGACGAGGAGTTTGCCTTGGATATTCGGGAAGGCAGACATCCGGTCATTGAAAAGCAATTGCCTTTGGGGGAGCAATACGTGAGCAATGATGTTCATCTCGATCGCGAATCACAACAGATCATCATGATTACCGGACCTAATATGTCGGGTAAAAGTGCATTGCTCCGTCAGACCGCCCTCATCAGCTTGATGGCCCAAATGGGAAGCTTTGTGCCGGCGAGCTCAGCCAAACTCGGCATTGTCGACAAGGTGTTCACTCGAGTCGGGGCCAGTGATAATATTTCCCTGGGGGAATCGACCTTCATGGTGGAGATGAATGAAACTGCGAGCATCCTCAACAACTTAAGTGAGCGCAGCCTTATTCTTCTCGATGAAATTGGACGGGGGACCAGCACCTACGACGGGATTTCCATTGCCTGGAGCATTGCCGAATTCATTCATGAGCACCCAACTCAGGCCAAGACCTTATTTGCGACTCACTATCACGAGCTCAATGAGATGACCGAGCGTTTTTCGCGGATTGCCAACTACAATGTCAGCGTCAAGGAGGTCGACAAAAAGATCATCTTCTTGCGCAAGCTGGTTCCCGGCGGCAGTAACCATAGCTTTGGTATTCACGTGGCTCAGATGGCGGGGATGCCCGCTGAGGTAGTGGGGAGGAGCAAAGAAATTTTGCGTCAACTGGAGCAGACCCACGCTGAGGATCTGGCCGGTGGACAGTCTACAGCCCGCGAAGTGTTGTCGGACCTTTCGAGTGAAATGCAGTTGAGCTTTTTTCAACTCGACGATCCCGTGCTGCAAAACATCAAAGAAGAGTTGATCAAGACGGACATCAATAACCTCACACCGGTAGAAGCGTTGATGAAACTGAATGAGATCAAAAAAATGGTCGGAGGCTAA